From the genome of Malus domestica chromosome 04, GDT2T_hap1, one region includes:
- the LOC139195403 gene encoding uncharacterized protein has translation MAQEDIHKTAFRCPGHVRAYEYLVMPFGLKNAGATYQRAMNAIFHDLIGQNMEVYIDDIVVKSKTEEQHLTDLRQALTRMMTHKLKMNPKKCAFGVRAGNFLGFMVHQKGVEVDKNKSRAIMESPSPTNKVQLQRLLGKINFLRRFIANLAEKSIGSLLAQNNEGGKEQTMYYLSRILTEVETRYSPVERLCLALYFTARRIGKWILALSEFSFQYVPQRVVKGQSIADFLTEHQESQDEIINIQRTLEKAFGAEIVIINPQRVHQYYSFLLDYQGSTNNRAEYEALIIGLEILIDLGAMKVEVFSDSELVINQLNGEYKCRHITMAGYYLAAMQLLSYWDSNISVNYVPRGSNLAANEMAQVASGVPI, from the exons ATGGCCCAGGAAGATATACacaaaacagcttttaggtgtcccGGGCATGTGAGGGCATATGAATACctagtcatgccattcgggctcaagaatgctggtgcaacctatcaaagggcaatgaatgccatctttcatgatTTGATTGGCCAGAACATGGAGGTGTATATCGATGATATCGTGGTGAAATCCAAAACAGAAGAGCAACATCTGACAGACCTCAGACAAGCTTTGACAAGGATGATGACCCATAAACTaaaaatgaatccaaagaagtgcgcGTTTGGAGTGAGAGCGGGTAACTTCTTGGGATTTATGGTTCATCAAAAAGGTGTAGAAGTGGACAAGAACAAGTctcgggcaataatggagtcaCCTTCGCCCACCAACAAGGTGCAACTTCAGAGGCTGCTaggcaaaattaatttcttaaggagattcattgctaatttagcGG AGAAATCAATCGGGAGTTTACTAGCCCAAAACAATGAAGGCGGGAAAGAACAGACGatgtactacctcagtagaattctgactgaggtagaaacaagatactCCCCAGTAGAAAGATTATGCCTAGCTCTGTATTTCACTGCTA gaaggattgggaagtggattctagcattatcagagTTCAGTTTTCAATATGTACCCCAAAGGGTGGTCAAGGGCCAATCAATTGCCGACTTCTTGACAGAGCATCAAGAGTCTCAAGATGAGATTATCAATATCCAGAGGACCCTGGAG AAGGCTTTTGGAGCTGAGATTGTCATCATAAATCCTCAAAGGGTTCACCAATATTACTCGTTCCTCCTAGATTACCAAGGGAGCACCAACAATCGGGCAGAATATGAAGCTTTAATAATTGGCTTGGAAATCTTGATAGATTTGGGAGCAATGAAGGTAGAGGTGTTTAGTGATTCAGAGTTAGTAATAAACCAGCTAAATGGAGAATACAAGTGTAGACACATCACCATGGCTGGGTATTATTTGGCGGCTATGCAATTGTTGAGCTACTGGGATTCGAATATATCGGTTAATTATGTCCCCAGGGGATCCAATCTGGCAGCCAATGAGATGGCACAAGTAGCCTCAGGAGTACCAATCTAG